In Candidatus Promineifilum breve, one genomic interval encodes:
- a CDS encoding class I tRNA ligase family protein: MSFQSVSNKVDFVALEQDILAFWREIDAFNELRRLRAATEAEHGIFSFIDGPITANNPMGVHHAWGRTYKDLYQRYQAMQGKNQRWQNGFDCQGLWVEVNAEKELGFKTKRDIERMGLAEFVKFCKSRVLKFAAVQTEQSMRLGYWMDWNDPELLRRLSSLMNEAPDQVITVAGPHGPVTDTVEQIVARLGLRELGGSYFTFSNENNYLIWRFLKQCYENGWVYKGKDVMPWCPRCGTAISQHEIVTDGYFDVTHESVFVRLPLLGRENEALLVWTTTPWTLTSNVAAAVGPELDYVQVRAEDGWTYYLAEAAMKNTLLGKNNEITGVLKGADLVGWEYSGPFDDLPQVQQTFAEAGYTHRVVPWREVGAEEGTGIVHIAPGCGAEDFALGKEHNLPIVAPLDENSVYANGFGWLTGREVLGVADDIFAVLRESGRLYRKQKYTHRYPHCWRCGSELVYRLVDEWFISMGPVYDKPRHELTAAEKRASLRYQIMDRVDQINWFPGFGREREMDWLRNMHDWMISKKRYYGLALPIYECDQCGGFTVIGSEDELQERAVEGWEDFAGHTPHRPYIDAVKIACPHCGGKAGRIPDVGNPWLDAGIVGFSTLEYRRDPAHWDKWYPADLITESFPGQFRNWFYSVLAQSTVLSDEPPFRNLFGYATLYAEDGREMHKSWGNMIEFNEAAERMGADTMRWLYAGARPEQNLPFGYHRGDETRRRFLIPLWNVYSFFVTYANADGWTPDADSGRLTSPVAANAQLDRWIVARLDEATLDARAALDQFDAEKAVAVLEMLLDDLSNWYVRRSRRRFWKSEADADKQAAYATLYHVLVEFVRLLAPFIPFTAEAMYQNLVRGVDAAAPASVHHTLYPAADATALDHRLLDKMRLAIDAAALGRSARGASGKLRQPLSRAKVFVGSQQQRDDLRELADVVAEEINVKAIEIVSEVGELVSYKLLPNNRALGPKLGKAFPAVRDALLALDPAAAAVALQAGEALAVRVDGQVYHLSGDDVLVQTEPLGELAVAGGKGVTVAVDTHLTPELVHEGYARDMVRAVNSLRKDAGLDISDRIALAYEAGDDVAAAIVNFNDFIAGETLAVELMAGTLDDATVCMRAEVGDERVILTMRKR; this comes from the coding sequence ATGAGCTTTCAATCAGTTTCCAACAAGGTCGATTTTGTGGCCCTGGAGCAGGACATCCTGGCCTTCTGGCGCGAGATCGACGCCTTTAACGAACTGCGCCGCCTGCGCGCCGCGACCGAGGCCGAACACGGCATCTTCAGTTTCATCGACGGGCCGATCACGGCCAACAACCCGATGGGCGTCCACCATGCCTGGGGCCGCACCTATAAGGACCTCTACCAGCGCTATCAGGCCATGCAGGGCAAGAATCAACGCTGGCAAAACGGCTTCGATTGCCAGGGCTTGTGGGTCGAGGTGAACGCCGAGAAGGAACTGGGCTTCAAGACCAAGCGCGACATCGAGCGCATGGGGCTGGCCGAGTTCGTCAAGTTCTGCAAATCGCGCGTGCTCAAGTTTGCCGCCGTGCAGACCGAGCAATCGATGCGTCTGGGCTACTGGATGGACTGGAACGACCCGGAACTGCTGCGCCGGCTGAGCAGCCTGATGAACGAGGCCCCCGATCAGGTCATCACCGTCGCCGGCCCCCACGGCCCGGTGACCGATACGGTCGAGCAGATCGTGGCCCGGCTGGGCCTGCGCGAATTGGGCGGCTCCTATTTCACGTTCAGCAATGAGAATAACTATCTCATCTGGCGCTTCCTGAAGCAGTGCTACGAGAACGGCTGGGTCTACAAGGGCAAGGACGTGATGCCCTGGTGTCCGCGTTGCGGCACGGCCATCAGCCAGCACGAGATCGTCACCGACGGCTACTTTGACGTGACCCACGAATCGGTCTTCGTGCGCTTGCCGCTGCTGGGCCGCGAGAATGAGGCTCTGCTCGTCTGGACGACCACGCCGTGGACGCTGACCAGCAACGTGGCCGCGGCCGTCGGCCCCGAACTCGATTACGTCCAGGTGCGGGCCGAGGATGGCTGGACGTACTATCTGGCCGAAGCGGCGATGAAGAATACCCTGCTGGGCAAGAACAACGAGATCACCGGCGTGTTGAAGGGGGCCGATCTGGTCGGCTGGGAATATAGCGGCCCGTTCGACGACCTGCCGCAAGTGCAGCAGACCTTCGCCGAGGCGGGCTACACCCACCGTGTCGTCCCCTGGCGCGAGGTTGGCGCGGAAGAGGGCACGGGCATCGTCCACATCGCCCCCGGCTGCGGCGCGGAGGACTTCGCGCTGGGCAAGGAGCACAATCTGCCCATCGTCGCCCCGCTGGACGAGAACAGCGTCTACGCCAACGGCTTCGGCTGGCTGACCGGCCGCGAGGTATTGGGCGTGGCCGACGACATCTTCGCCGTCCTGCGCGAGAGCGGCCGGCTCTATCGCAAGCAGAAGTATACCCACCGCTATCCCCACTGCTGGCGCTGCGGCAGCGAGCTGGTCTACCGGCTGGTCGATGAGTGGTTCATCAGCATGGGGCCGGTCTATGACAAGCCGCGCCACGAACTGACCGCGGCCGAGAAGCGGGCCAGCCTGCGCTACCAGATCATGGATCGCGTCGACCAGATCAACTGGTTCCCCGGCTTCGGGCGCGAGCGCGAGATGGACTGGCTGCGCAACATGCACGACTGGATGATCAGCAAGAAGCGCTACTATGGGCTGGCCCTGCCCATCTATGAATGCGACCAGTGTGGCGGCTTCACCGTCATCGGTAGCGAGGACGAACTGCAAGAGCGGGCCGTCGAGGGCTGGGAGGACTTTGCCGGCCACACGCCGCACCGCCCCTACATCGACGCGGTCAAGATCGCCTGCCCCCATTGCGGCGGGAAGGCCGGCCGCATCCCCGACGTGGGCAACCCGTGGCTCGATGCGGGCATCGTCGGCTTCAGCACGCTGGAATACCGGCGCGATCCCGCCCATTGGGACAAGTGGTATCCGGCCGACCTCATCACCGAGAGCTTCCCCGGCCAGTTCCGCAACTGGTTCTATAGCGTGCTGGCCCAAAGCACGGTGCTGAGCGACGAGCCGCCGTTCCGCAACCTGTTCGGCTATGCCACGCTCTATGCCGAGGACGGCCGCGAGATGCACAAGTCATGGGGCAACATGATCGAGTTCAACGAGGCGGCCGAGCGCATGGGCGCCGACACCATGCGCTGGCTCTATGCCGGGGCCAGGCCGGAGCAGAACCTGCCCTTCGGCTACCATCGCGGCGACGAAACCCGGCGGCGCTTCCTGATCCCACTGTGGAACGTCTACTCCTTCTTCGTCACCTATGCCAACGCCGACGGCTGGACGCCCGACGCCGATTCCGGCCGCCTCACCAGCCCGGTGGCGGCCAATGCCCAGCTTGACCGCTGGATCGTGGCCCGATTGGACGAGGCGACGCTCGACGCGCGGGCGGCGCTCGATCAATTTGACGCCGAGAAAGCCGTGGCGGTGCTGGAGATGTTGCTCGATGACCTGTCGAACTGGTACGTGCGCCGTTCGCGCCGCCGCTTCTGGAAGAGCGAGGCCGACGCCGACAAGCAGGCCGCCTATGCCACGCTCTACCACGTGCTGGTGGAATTCGTCCGGCTGCTCGCCCCGTTCATCCCCTTTACGGCCGAGGCGATGTATCAGAATCTGGTGCGCGGAGTAGACGCCGCCGCGCCGGCCAGCGTCCACCATACGCTGTACCCGGCGGCCGATGCCACCGCGCTCGACCACCGCCTGCTGGACAAGATGCGCCTGGCTATCGACGCCGCCGCCCTTGGCCGTTCGGCTCGTGGCGCGTCCGGCAAGCTGCGCCAGCCGCTCTCCCGCGCCAAGGTCTTCGTCGGCTCCCAGCAGCAGCGCGACGACCTGCGCGAGTTGGCCGACGTGGTGGCCGAGGAGATCAACGTCAAGGCCATCGAGATCGTGTCCGAGGTCGGCGAACTGGTCAGCTACAAGCTGCTACCCAACAACCGCGCCCTCGGCCCCAAGCTGGGCAAAGCCTTTCCGGCGGTGCGCGACGCGCTGCTGGCGCTCGATCCGGCGGCGGCGGCCGTGGCCTTGCAAGCCGGCGAGGCGTTGGCAGTGCGCGTGGACGGCCAGGTGTACCATCTGAGTGGCGACGACGTGCTGGTGCAGACCGAGCCGTTGGGCGAACTGGCCGTGGCCGGGGGCAAGGGCGTGACCGTGGCCGTCGATACCCATCTGACGCCGGAACTGGTGCACGAGGGCTACGCCCGGGATATGGTGCGCGCCGTCAACAGCCTGCGCAAGGATGCCGGTCTCGATATCTCCGACCGCATCGCTTTGGCGTATGAGGCCGGCGACGATGTGGCCGCCGCTATCGTTAACTTTAACGACTTCATTGCTGGGGAAACCTTGGCCGTGGAACTGATGGCCGGCACTCTGGATGACGCTACGGTGTGTATGCGGGCCGAAGTAGGCGACGAAAGAGTGATTCTGACGATGCGGAAACGGTAA
- a CDS encoding diacylglycerol/lipid kinase family protein has translation MATLYQNIQLIINPASGGDEPILNPINEIFGRYDLTWDARVTHQPGDATRLTQEALDAGADLIVSYGGDGTLMEVLNGLAGRSVPLAILPGGTGNGVSLALGIPNNLRQALMLIGNEATGQSDGGGARKRKLDIARCGDRYFIQRAFVGLSEQYIPDRQMKDSVGFLAYPISALRFLSERPAIRYCITIDDVTFEEDGILCMVNNVGYSNNERLRDIAEKLFLEVQVHNGEETTATEGTVLDQITPDDGLLDILLLTGTQSLLKSFLSLPLRNMDSTIAKAHLFQGKRVSITATPPQTVTLDGEAGGMTPCEIEILPLALEVIVPA, from the coding sequence GTGGCGACACTCTACCAAAACATTCAGTTGATTATCAATCCGGCCTCGGGCGGGGACGAGCCGATCCTGAACCCGATCAATGAGATATTCGGCCGGTACGATCTAACGTGGGACGCGCGCGTCACCCACCAGCCCGGTGACGCGACCCGCCTGACCCAGGAAGCGCTGGACGCCGGGGCCGATCTCATCGTCAGCTATGGCGGCGATGGGACATTGATGGAAGTGCTCAACGGGCTGGCCGGCCGCTCTGTGCCGCTGGCTATCCTGCCCGGCGGAACGGGCAATGGCGTCTCGCTGGCCCTGGGCATCCCCAATAATCTGCGTCAGGCGCTCATGTTGATCGGCAACGAGGCGACCGGGCAGAGCGACGGCGGCGGAGCGCGCAAGCGCAAGCTCGACATCGCCCGCTGCGGGGATCGCTACTTCATCCAGCGCGCCTTTGTCGGTCTGTCGGAACAATATATCCCCGACCGCCAGATGAAGGACAGCGTCGGCTTCCTGGCCTATCCCATCTCAGCCCTGCGTTTTCTGTCGGAACGCCCGGCCATCCGCTATTGCATCACTATCGATGATGTCACCTTCGAGGAGGATGGCATCCTGTGCATGGTCAATAACGTGGGCTACTCCAATAACGAGCGGCTGCGCGACATCGCCGAGAAACTGTTCCTGGAAGTTCAGGTGCACAACGGCGAGGAGACGACAGCAACCGAGGGCACGGTGCTGGATCAAATTACCCCCGACGATGGCCTATTGGACATCCTGCTGCTGACCGGCACACAATCCCTGCTGAAGTCGTTCCTCAGCCTGCCGCTGCGCAACATGGACAGCACCATCGCCAAGGCCCATTTGTTCCAGGGCAAGCGCGTCTCGATTACGGCCACGCCGCCGCAGACCGTGACCCTCGACGGCGAGGCGGGCGGCATGACGCCCTGCGAGATCGAAATCCTGCCCCTGGCGCTGGAAGTCATCGTACCCGCCTAA
- a CDS encoding Kelch repeat-containing protein produces MRRLLVPILLLLALVVVTAGAWADNQPPDPAVASPLIVTPPEDWIGVEIKVTDLNLLPSAPDAAPAADMCAEATPLVLSFARPADGSGTVTNLFTQEATDPVLACQFGSPTSPRGYRTAWYELTPGDTSVVTITTDGTDYDTVLGVFAGSCDAPLEIACSDDINGFQSRLSFMAIRGRTYYIVVADYKPGAPAAATALFSAVMRPGGQRWTHIGNMPFGGVSRHALVSNGPHMYVIGGQTNINGIPELSNKLLGYDAPSNQWYELADIPGATLANTTAARLGQKIYVPGGFAGNTSDYWNEHLVYDIPTDFWDRITPIPTALLPNGEMFAWSAAAAAPDETSYYTTGGITSYPALDVDAVVISQTYRYTPATDVWEAFQPLTTPRYAHTAAWIVAANRGLCVAGGLSTGVDVEGQPVNVLLTGGECYNPAAGGGWQPTGELNFPRYGAGSAVGPDGNWYIFGGLDGRGGVPETEVYNPLTNSWNVLGSEFSLGGSPQNPARVWPRGAFWGDTLYVFGGNTPPTEQRVISSVERMTIGAGHVALANTILLPFSTNLGIDNFLTNGLPLRNNIPVAGNFSTSTHFYTAYYFDWLQQGRATIRLSNIPDDSNFNISVYDFYKVLLGQGNTALYGGEKTVAVTLKPGRYFIVVERIYPKDLPDPGDYYHLSLTGG; encoded by the coding sequence ATGCGTCGCTTGCTGGTTCCCATCCTGTTACTCCTCGCGCTGGTGGTTGTCACTGCCGGTGCCTGGGCCGATAACCAACCGCCCGATCCGGCCGTAGCGTCGCCCCTGATCGTCACGCCGCCCGAAGATTGGATCGGCGTGGAGATCAAGGTTACCGACCTGAATCTGCTGCCCAGCGCGCCGGATGCCGCCCCCGCCGCCGATATGTGCGCCGAAGCCACGCCGCTGGTGCTGTCGTTTGCCCGCCCGGCCGACGGCAGCGGCACGGTGACGAATCTCTTCACCCAGGAAGCGACCGATCCGGTGCTGGCGTGCCAGTTCGGCAGCCCCACCAGCCCGCGGGGCTATCGCACCGCCTGGTACGAATTAACGCCCGGCGATACGAGCGTCGTCACCATCACCACCGACGGCACCGACTATGATACCGTTCTGGGCGTATTCGCCGGCAGTTGCGACGCGCCGCTGGAGATCGCCTGTAGCGACGACATCAACGGCTTTCAATCGCGCCTGTCGTTTATGGCGATTCGCGGACGCACGTACTACATCGTCGTGGCCGACTACAAGCCCGGCGCGCCGGCGGCGGCCACGGCCTTATTCTCGGCCGTCATGCGTCCCGGCGGGCAGCGCTGGACGCATATCGGCAACATGCCCTTTGGCGGCGTCAGCCGTCACGCGCTGGTCAGCAATGGCCCGCATATGTACGTCATCGGCGGCCAGACCAACATCAACGGCATCCCTGAGCTTTCAAACAAGCTGTTGGGCTACGACGCGCCGTCCAACCAGTGGTACGAGTTGGCCGACATACCCGGCGCCACTCTCGCCAATACCACGGCGGCGCGCCTGGGCCAGAAAATCTACGTCCCCGGCGGCTTCGCCGGCAACACGAGCGACTATTGGAACGAGCATCTGGTCTACGACATCCCCACCGACTTCTGGGACCGCATCACCCCTATCCCCACCGCGCTGTTGCCCAACGGTGAGATGTTTGCCTGGTCGGCCGCCGCCGCCGCGCCGGACGAAACGTCCTATTACACCACGGGCGGCATCACCAGCTATCCGGCGCTCGACGTGGACGCGGTGGTCATCAGCCAGACCTACCGCTATACCCCGGCGACCGACGTCTGGGAAGCGTTCCAGCCACTGACCACACCGCGCTACGCCCACACGGCGGCCTGGATCGTCGCCGCCAATCGTGGGCTGTGCGTGGCCGGCGGCCTGTCGACCGGCGTTGATGTCGAAGGCCAGCCGGTCAACGTCCTGCTGACCGGCGGCGAATGCTATAATCCGGCGGCCGGCGGCGGCTGGCAACCGACGGGCGAACTCAATTTCCCGCGTTATGGGGCCGGCAGCGCCGTGGGGCCGGACGGCAACTGGTACATCTTCGGCGGCCTTGACGGGCGCGGCGGCGTCCCGGAGACCGAAGTCTACAACCCACTGACCAATAGCTGGAACGTCTTGGGCAGCGAATTCAGCCTGGGCGGCTCGCCGCAAAACCCGGCCCGCGTCTGGCCGCGCGGCGCGTTCTGGGGCGATACGCTCTACGTTTTCGGCGGCAATACGCCGCCCACGGAGCAGCGAGTCATCTCATCCGTCGAGCGCATGACCATTGGCGCCGGCCACGTCGCTCTGGCTAACACCATCCTGCTGCCCTTCTCGACCAATCTGGGGATCGATAACTTCCTGACCAATGGTCTGCCCTTACGGAACAATATTCCCGTGGCGGGCAACTTCTCGACTTCGACCCATTTTTATACTGCCTATTACTTCGACTGGCTGCAACAGGGTCGGGCGACCATCCGCCTGAGCAACATCCCCGACGACAGTAATTTCAACATCTCCGTCTACGATTTCTACAAGGTCTTGCTGGGCCAGGGCAATACGGCTCTTTATGGCGGCGAGAAAACTGTGGCGGTGACGTTGAAGCCGGGGCGTTATTTCATCGTCGTCGAGCGCATCTACCCCAAGGACTTGCCCGATCCCGGCGACTATTACCATCTATCCCTGACCGGCGGCTAG
- a CDS encoding AAA family ATPase: MIPHHLTLRNFLSYRDAAELDLRGLQLACISGLNGAGKSTILDGITWALFGKSRVKSDDDVVNRAAGPKAAAEVSFIFELEGAIYRVIRRKAPGKTTELEFHAYLPGIEDGEGRWQVKTEARTRETQAEIERLLRMNYEVFTNASFLLQGKADEFTTKTPDKRKEILADILGVSIWDSYKEVATESRKRVEGEAAALERQLVEIDAELAREDELTRALAEAKARLTVAAAARDRQDALVTVARQNKAQADQQRQELRRVAGELAESEAERRRVEEAQAQRRAELSGHRSLLDRRAAIIAAHLEWQTAETDLRTWQEKAEAHNRLTQEMHPLQTAIANAHSRLAERAQELGGREERIKAEATRGAELRAQLTAIQVTREALQRQAAELAEQQQAWETTGARLRELEVERHKRETERQQLGTMASEMGHKEIERQQVRESHWAATAALEELRTQLTEMDSRRRELADKSAEIKGLETEQKRLRLEMDKIKDRLDKLLAESGQDCPLCGQPLTKDHRLNVQRDIEAEGAQHGDLYRRNSVALKTLTSEVGDLEKTLKQQSFLEKDRDTRQGIAARAEARLQDIEKSLAGWLASDGPARLAALEQAQADDGEWRELQTRHAGLKTAAEEARRVGRELNDHDQRAARHESQIEDIERRQAEWLASGLPALEDARVQLAAHSYAATERAALAELQGQLTAIGFDATAYAAARARRDERAAAPEEQQRLLRAEAAVKPLEDGLLELDRQRERLVKREVELRGHHEAGRARLVELEAGIGDLAAAEAELLRVREEAIAADKAVTAADQWVSVLAIRREDRRKLVAEKTALAQRAGLLRQLEEACGRKGVQVLLIERALPEIEEYANNLLENLSGGEMSITFDTQRQGKTKQDNLIETLDIKIADSTGERPYENYSGGEKFRVNFAIRLALSQVLARRAGARLRTLVIDEGFGSQDPDGRQKLVEAINAVHDEFACILVITHIDELRDKFPARIDVEKTAAGSRLSVVTI; encoded by the coding sequence ATGATTCCCCACCACCTGACCCTGCGCAATTTCCTGTCCTATCGCGACGCGGCCGAGCTTGACCTGCGCGGGTTGCAACTGGCCTGCATCTCCGGCCTCAACGGCGCGGGCAAATCGACCATCCTCGACGGCATCACCTGGGCGCTGTTCGGCAAGAGCCGCGTCAAGAGCGACGACGACGTGGTCAATCGCGCCGCCGGCCCCAAGGCCGCGGCCGAAGTCTCCTTTATCTTCGAGTTGGAAGGGGCCATCTATCGCGTCATCCGGCGCAAGGCCCCCGGCAAGACGACCGAACTCGAATTCCACGCCTATCTGCCCGGCATTGAGGACGGCGAAGGGCGCTGGCAGGTGAAAACCGAGGCCCGCACGCGGGAGACGCAGGCCGAAATCGAGCGGCTGTTGCGCATGAACTACGAAGTCTTCACCAATGCCAGCTTCCTGTTGCAGGGCAAGGCCGACGAATTCACCACCAAGACGCCTGACAAGCGCAAGGAAATCCTGGCCGATATTCTGGGCGTCAGCATTTGGGACAGCTATAAGGAAGTGGCGACCGAAAGCCGCAAGCGGGTCGAGGGGGAGGCCGCGGCGCTGGAGCGGCAACTGGTCGAGATCGACGCCGAACTGGCCCGCGAGGACGAACTGACCCGCGCCCTGGCGGAAGCCAAAGCCCGCCTGACCGTGGCCGCCGCCGCGCGCGACCGGCAGGACGCGCTGGTCACCGTGGCCCGCCAGAATAAGGCCCAGGCCGACCAGCAGCGCCAGGAGTTGCGGCGCGTGGCCGGCGAATTGGCCGAATCGGAGGCCGAGCGGCGGCGGGTCGAGGAGGCCCAGGCCCAGCGCCGCGCCGAACTGTCCGGCCATCGCTCGCTGCTGGACCGCCGTGCGGCCATCATCGCCGCCCACCTTGAATGGCAGACGGCCGAGACCGACCTGCGAACCTGGCAGGAAAAGGCCGAGGCCCATAACCGCCTCACCCAGGAGATGCACCCTTTGCAGACGGCCATCGCCAACGCCCACAGCCGGCTGGCGGAGCGCGCCCAGGAGTTGGGCGGTCGCGAAGAACGGATCAAGGCCGAGGCCACGCGCGGGGCCGAATTGCGGGCGCAACTGACGGCCATTCAGGTCACGCGGGAAGCGTTGCAGCGGCAAGCGGCCGAGTTGGCCGAACAGCAGCAGGCCTGGGAGACGACCGGCGCCCGGCTGCGCGAGCTGGAAGTGGAACGCCACAAGCGCGAGACGGAACGCCAGCAGTTGGGCACGATGGCCTCGGAGATGGGCCACAAGGAGATCGAACGCCAACAGGTGCGCGAAAGCCACTGGGCGGCGACGGCGGCGCTGGAGGAACTACGGACGCAATTGACGGAGATGGACAGCCGCCGCCGGGAGTTGGCCGACAAATCAGCCGAGATAAAAGGGCTGGAGACCGAGCAAAAGCGCCTGCGACTGGAGATGGACAAGATTAAGGACAGGCTCGACAAGCTGTTGGCTGAATCCGGCCAGGATTGCCCCTTGTGCGGCCAGCCGCTGACGAAAGATCATCGGTTGAATGTCCAGCGTGATATAGAGGCCGAGGGCGCGCAACATGGTGACTTATATCGCCGCAATAGCGTTGCGCTTAAAACCCTAACGTCCGAAGTCGGCGACCTGGAAAAAACGCTTAAGCAGCAAAGCTTTCTGGAAAAGGACAGGGATACGCGCCAGGGCATCGCGGCCCGCGCCGAGGCCCGCCTACAGGACATCGAAAAGTCACTGGCCGGTTGGCTGGCGAGCGACGGCCCGGCCCGGCTGGCCGCGCTGGAGCAAGCCCAGGCGGATGACGGCGAATGGCGCGAACTGCAAACCCGCCACGCCGGCCTGAAGACGGCCGCCGAGGAAGCCCGCCGCGTCGGCCGCGAGTTGAACGACCACGATCAGCGCGCCGCCCGCCACGAGTCCCAGATCGAGGACATCGAACGACGTCAGGCCGAATGGTTGGCGAGCGGTCTGCCCGCGCTGGAAGATGCCCGCGTCCAGTTGGCGGCCCACTCCTATGCCGCCACCGAACGGGCGGCGCTGGCCGAATTGCAAGGCCAATTGACGGCCATCGGCTTCGACGCCACAGCCTACGCCGCCGCCCGCGCCCGCCGCGATGAACGGGCCGCCGCGCCCGAAGAGCAGCAGCGCCTGCTGCGGGCCGAGGCGGCGGTGAAGCCGCTGGAAGATGGGCTGCTGGAACTTGATCGGCAGCGCGAGCGGTTGGTGAAGCGCGAGGTCGAATTGCGCGGCCACCACGAAGCCGGCCGCGCCCGTCTGGTGGAACTGGAAGCGGGCATCGGCGACCTGGCGGCGGCCGAGGCCGAGCTGCTGCGCGTGCGCGAGGAAGCCATCGCCGCCGACAAGGCCGTCACCGCCGCCGACCAATGGGTGTCGGTGCTGGCCATTCGCCGCGAAGACCGCCGCAAGCTCGTGGCCGAGAAAACGGCGCTGGCCCAGCGCGCCGGCCTGTTGCGCCAGTTGGAAGAAGCGTGTGGCCGCAAGGGCGTCCAGGTGTTGCTCATCGAACGCGCCCTGCCGGAGATCGAGGAATACGCCAACAACCTGCTGGAGAACCTGTCCGGCGGCGAGATGAGCATCACCTTTGACACGCAGCGGCAGGGCAAGACGAAGCAGGATAACCTGATCGAAACGTTGGACATCAAGATCGCCGACAGCACCGGCGAGCGCCCCTACGAAAACTATAGCGGCGGCGAGAAG
- a CDS encoding metallophosphoesterase family protein, giving the protein MPLRILHFADAHIDIANYGRHDPITGLPYRVVDYLKSLDAIVDAAIDERVDLVIFAGDAYKDRNPQPTFQRAWGERMMRLSRAGIPTLLLIGNHDIAPAESRAHTLQEYTTLAVPHIFVADSLRLWRPEELGVPVQVLALPWITRSRFMARHDMAGRSIEEIHDIILNRIRDSLETTLATEIDPAVPLILTAHASIVGANYGSERLVMLGQDLALSKDLVTDPRIDYVALGHIHKHQVLHHQPPVVYAGSIERIDFGETKEKKGYVLAEVSRGHTTWRFVPLETRPFYDYQIRVEARDDFMEYIMERLLSPEKLADSICRLRLEYPNELDGMLDEKAIRDHHDGAFHFKLAKNRLGSQKTRLGGLGTVESLGPYELLDLYWQTKSRPAEEIAGLLGLAEEILDIHPAAANDQPAT; this is encoded by the coding sequence ATGCCTCTGCGAATTCTGCACTTTGCCGACGCCCACATCGATATCGCCAATTATGGCCGGCATGATCCCATCACCGGCCTGCCCTACCGGGTGGTGGATTATCTGAAGTCCCTCGACGCCATCGTCGATGCCGCCATCGACGAACGGGTCGATCTGGTCATCTTCGCCGGGGATGCCTACAAGGATCGCAATCCGCAGCCCACGTTCCAGCGCGCCTGGGGCGAGCGGATGATGCGCCTGTCGCGGGCGGGCATTCCCACGCTGCTGCTGATCGGCAACCACGACATTGCCCCGGCCGAGAGCCGCGCCCATACCCTGCAAGAGTACACGACGCTGGCCGTGCCCCACATCTTCGTGGCCGATTCGTTGCGCCTGTGGCGGCCGGAAGAGCTGGGCGTGCCGGTGCAGGTGTTGGCGTTGCCGTGGATCACGCGCAGCCGCTTCATGGCCCGCCACGATATGGCCGGCCGCAGCATCGAAGAGATCCACGACATTATCCTGAACAGGATTCGCGACAGTCTGGAGACGACACTCGCAACGGAAATCGATCCCGCCGTGCCGCTCATCCTCACGGCCCACGCCAGCATCGTCGGGGCCAACTACGGCAGCGAGCGGCTGGTCATGCTGGGCCAGGATTTGGCCCTCAGCAAAGACCTCGTCACCGATCCGCGCATCGATTACGTTGCCCTGGGCCACATCCACAAACATCAGGTGCTCCACCACCAGCCGCCCGTCGTCTATGCCGGGTCAATCGAACGGATCGACTTTGGCGAGACGAAGGAGAAAAAGGGATACGTGCTGGCCGAGGTGAGCCGCGGCCACACGACCTGGCGCTTCGTGCCCCTGGAAACGCGACCGTTCTACGACTATCAGATCCGCGTGGAAGCCAGGGACGACTTCATGGAATACATCATGGAGCGCCTGCTGTCGCCGGAGAAGTTAGCCGATTCTATCTGCCGGCTGCGGCTGGAGTATCCCAATGAGTTGGACGGGATGCTCGACGAAAAAGCGATCCGCGATCATCACGATGGCGCCTTTCATTTCAAATTAGCCAAAAATCGCCTGGGCAGCCAAAAGACCCGGCTGGGCGGCCTGGGGACGGTGGAATCGCTGGGGCCGTATGAACTGCTCGATCTGTATTGGCAGACGAAGAGCCGCCCGGCCGAGGAGATAGCCGGCTTGCTGGGCCTGGCCGAAGAGATTCTCGACATCCACCCCGCCGCCGCCAACGACCAGCCGGCCACCTGA
- a CDS encoding protein-tyrosine phosphatase family protein, whose amino-acid sequence MSISKITDFLFIAPWPTEEDINSLEAQGVRLILSMRQRMPLTFFAHPNIQVLHLPTTDSILVPMPMDKLHRGVEAALPVIESGGGVAIFCKQGRRRSVAMACCILIALGRSAREAMELVVEKRPIADPTIWHIRRRILLFEQQWRAGNTPNRSASGGDTLPKHSVDYQSGLGRGRADPEPDQ is encoded by the coding sequence ATGAGTATATCGAAAATTACCGATTTTCTCTTCATCGCCCCCTGGCCGACCGAGGAAGATATTAACAGCCTCGAAGCGCAAGGCGTGCGCCTGATCCTCAGTATGCGCCAGCGGATGCCGCTGACTTTCTTCGCCCACCCAAATATCCAAGTCCTGCATCTGCCCACGACCGATTCTATCCTCGTGCCCATGCCGATGGACAAACTGCATCGCGGCGTGGAGGCGGCGCTGCCGGTCATCGAGAGCGGCGGCGGGGTGGCTATTTTTTGCAAGCAGGGGCGGCGGCGCAGTGTGGCGATGGCCTGCTGTATCCTGATCGCGCTGGGCCGTAGCGCGCGGGAAGCGATGGAGCTAGTTGTCGAAAAACGGCCGATTGCCGACCCCACAATCTGGCACATTCGGCGGCGCATTTTGCTGTTCGAGCAGCAATGGCGCGCCGGCAACACCCCCAACAGGAGCGCGAGCGGTGGCGACACTCTACCAAAACATTCAGTTGATTATCAATCCGGCCTCGGGCGGGGACGAGCCGATCCTGAACCCGATCAATGA